Proteins encoded in a region of the Trichomycterus rosablanca isolate fTriRos1 chromosome 26, fTriRos1.hap1, whole genome shotgun sequence genome:
- the ak1 gene encoding adenylate kinase isoenzyme 1 isoform X2, whose protein sequence is MADKIKDAKIIFVVGGPGSGKGTQCEKVVAKYGYTHLSSGDLLRAEVASGSARGKELQATMQRGELVPLDTVLDMIKDAMIAKADVSKGYLIDGYPREVKQGEEFEKKIGAPALLLYVDAKSETMVKRLLKRGETSGRTDDNEETIKKRLDLYYKATEPVIAFYESRGIVRKIDSELQVDEVFKQVCQAIDNLK, encoded by the exons ATGGCAG ataaAATTAAGGATGCCAAGATCATCTTTGttgtgg GTGGCCCCGGCTCTGGCAAAGGCACCCAGTGTGAGAAAGTGGTGGCCAAGTACGGCTACACTCACCTGTCCTCTGGAGACCTGCTGCGTGCCGAGGTGGCGTCCGGATCCGCGAGGGGGAAGGAGCTGCAGGCCACCATGCAGAGGGGCGAGCTGGTACCTCTG GACACAGTGCTGGATATGATTAAAGACGCCATGATCGCCAAGGCCGACGTGTCCAAGGGCTACCTGATCGACGGCTACCCTCGCGAGGTCAAGCAGGGGGAGGAGTTTGAGAAGAAG ATTGGTGCTCCTGCTCTGCTCCTCTACGTTGACGCCAAGTCCGAGACGATGGTGAAGAGGCTGCTGAAGCGCGGAGAGACCAGCGGCCGTACCGACGATAACGAGGAGACCATCAAGAAACGTCTGGACCTTTATTACAAAGCAACAGAGCCCGTCATCGCCTTCTACGAGAGCCGCGGCATCGTCAGGAAG aTCGACTCCGAGCTTCAGGTTGATGAAGTTTTCAAACAAGTTTGCCAGGCCATCGATAACCTCAAGTAA
- the ak1 gene encoding adenylate kinase isoenzyme 1 isoform X1 has product MGGCCSKRINPANLDDKIKDAKIIFVVGGPGSGKGTQCEKVVAKYGYTHLSSGDLLRAEVASGSARGKELQATMQRGELVPLDTVLDMIKDAMIAKADVSKGYLIDGYPREVKQGEEFEKKIGAPALLLYVDAKSETMVKRLLKRGETSGRTDDNEETIKKRLDLYYKATEPVIAFYESRGIVRKIDSELQVDEVFKQVCQAIDNLK; this is encoded by the exons ATGGGAGGCTGCTGTTCAAAACGGATCAATCCAGCAAACCTTGATG ataaAATTAAGGATGCCAAGATCATCTTTGttgtgg GTGGCCCCGGCTCTGGCAAAGGCACCCAGTGTGAGAAAGTGGTGGCCAAGTACGGCTACACTCACCTGTCCTCTGGAGACCTGCTGCGTGCCGAGGTGGCGTCCGGATCCGCGAGGGGGAAGGAGCTGCAGGCCACCATGCAGAGGGGCGAGCTGGTACCTCTG GACACAGTGCTGGATATGATTAAAGACGCCATGATCGCCAAGGCCGACGTGTCCAAGGGCTACCTGATCGACGGCTACCCTCGCGAGGTCAAGCAGGGGGAGGAGTTTGAGAAGAAG ATTGGTGCTCCTGCTCTGCTCCTCTACGTTGACGCCAAGTCCGAGACGATGGTGAAGAGGCTGCTGAAGCGCGGAGAGACCAGCGGCCGTACCGACGATAACGAGGAGACCATCAAGAAACGTCTGGACCTTTATTACAAAGCAACAGAGCCCGTCATCGCCTTCTACGAGAGCCGCGGCATCGTCAGGAAG aTCGACTCCGAGCTTCAGGTTGATGAAGTTTTCAAACAAGTTTGCCAGGCCATCGATAACCTCAAGTAA